From Halotia branconii CENA392, the proteins below share one genomic window:
- a CDS encoding glycosyltransferase family 4 protein, translating to MRILIYSYNYYPEPIGIAPLMTELAEGLAKRGHEVRVVTAMPNYPERQIYEGYRGKLYLNEYKNGVQIQRSYVWIRPQPNLLDRILLDASFVVTSFIPAIMGWRPDVILSTSPSLPVCVPAALLGWLRACPVVLNLQDILPEAAVHVGLLKNKLLIKLFARLEKFAYRSASKISVIADGFVENLLSKGVASDKIEQIPNWVDVNFIRPLPKENNPFRTAHNLNGKFIVQYSGNIALTQGLETVVQAAALLRHIPEIAFVIVGEAKGLQRLQQYCLDCGADNVLLLPFQPREHLPQMLAAADVGLVVQKKNVISFNMPSKIQVLLASGRALVASVPDNGTAARAVRQSGGGVIVPPEDDQALATAILELYKHPEKVKTLSYNSRQYAVEQYAFDHALNHYENLFYSVTADTQAVESKVVSKII from the coding sequence ATGCGGATTTTAATTTACTCTTACAACTACTATCCAGAACCAATTGGTATTGCCCCACTGATGACAGAATTAGCAGAGGGACTGGCTAAGCGTGGGCATGAAGTGCGTGTCGTTACAGCTATGCCTAACTATCCTGAACGCCAAATTTACGAAGGCTATCGGGGCAAACTATATCTCAACGAATATAAAAATGGTGTGCAAATTCAACGCAGTTATGTTTGGATTCGCCCACAACCTAATTTGTTAGATCGAATATTACTAGATGCTAGTTTTGTTGTGACTAGTTTTATACCCGCCATCATGGGTTGGCGACCAGATGTGATTCTCTCAACGTCGCCATCACTACCTGTTTGCGTACCTGCTGCCCTTTTAGGATGGTTGCGTGCCTGTCCTGTAGTCTTAAATCTTCAAGATATATTACCAGAAGCAGCTGTTCATGTTGGACTACTGAAAAATAAATTGCTGATCAAGCTGTTTGCAAGATTGGAAAAATTCGCTTACCGCAGTGCCTCTAAAATCAGCGTTATTGCCGATGGTTTTGTCGAAAACTTGCTATCTAAAGGTGTAGCGTCAGACAAAATCGAGCAAATTCCTAATTGGGTTGATGTCAACTTCATTCGCCCTTTACCCAAAGAAAATAATCCTTTCCGTACAGCACATAATTTAAATGGCAAATTTATAGTGCAGTATTCTGGGAATATTGCGCTTACCCAAGGTTTAGAAACCGTTGTTCAAGCTGCTGCTTTATTACGTCATATTCCAGAGATTGCCTTTGTGATTGTTGGAGAAGCGAAAGGTTTACAACGATTGCAACAATATTGTTTAGATTGCGGAGCCGATAACGTTTTATTACTGCCGTTTCAACCCCGCGAACATTTGCCACAAATGTTAGCAGCAGCAGATGTTGGTTTGGTAGTGCAGAAGAAAAACGTTATATCTTTCAATATGCCATCAAAAATCCAAGTGCTACTTGCCAGTGGTCGGGCGTTGGTCGCGTCTGTACCCGATAATGGTACAGCAGCAAGGGCTGTGAGACAAAGTGGCGGCGGAGTTATTGTTCCTCCAGAAGACGACCAAGCTTTAGCAACGGCAATTTTAGAACTATATAAACACCCGGAAAAAGTCAAAACTTTAAGTTATAACAGTCGTCAATATGCTGTTGAGCAATACGCTTTTGACCATGCTTTAAATCACTATGAAAATCTGTTTTATTCAGTGACAGCAGACACTCAAGCTGTTGAGTCTAAAGTAGTGTCCAAAATTATTTAA
- a CDS encoding ArsR/SmtB family transcription factor, whose product MKFSKPLTPCCSPLLAGKLTPEEAVQLAALFRVLNEPARLQMLSLIAAQSNQEVCACELVESLGLSQPTISHHLKVMYEAGLLEKERRGTWIYYRIVQARLAALKDVFS is encoded by the coding sequence ATGAAATTCTCTAAACCTCTTACTCCTTGTTGTTCTCCTTTACTGGCTGGAAAACTCACTCCTGAAGAAGCTGTACAATTGGCGGCACTGTTTCGGGTTCTGAACGAGCCAGCACGATTACAAATGTTGAGCTTGATTGCTGCTCAATCCAATCAAGAAGTGTGTGCATGTGAGTTAGTCGAATCGCTGGGGTTGTCGCAACCTACGATCAGTCATCATCTTAAAGTCATGTATGAGGCGGGGCTGCTAGAAAAGGAACGACGCGGAACTTGGATTTACTATCGGATTGTGCAAGCTCGACTTGCAGCTTTGAAAGATGTGTTCTCTTGA
- a CDS encoding N-acetyltransferase, translated as MLLKIHYLDEANAREIAKWNYDPPYDFYNLNPKEIEQNIQYFLDFQNNFYGIFAEPRKFIGYCSFGKDGQVPGGNYSTPGLDIGMGICPNLTGHGRGRCYAATVLNFAQQMFAPVIVRVTIAAFNQRALQVWYGVGFHCVDTFEHQYLGVPFVILVRETDHVSKAEW; from the coding sequence ATGCTTTTGAAGATTCATTATTTAGATGAAGCAAATGCACGAGAGATCGCTAAGTGGAATTATGACCCACCTTATGATTTCTACAATTTAAACCCCAAAGAAATTGAACAAAACATACAGTACTTTCTCGATTTTCAAAACAACTTCTACGGTATTTTTGCAGAGCCAAGAAAGTTTATTGGCTATTGTAGTTTTGGTAAGGATGGTCAAGTGCCTGGAGGTAATTACAGCACACCAGGGCTAGATATTGGTATGGGTATTTGTCCAAATTTAACAGGGCATGGTCGGGGGCGCTGCTATGCTGCAACGGTTCTCAATTTTGCTCAACAGATGTTTGCACCTGTTATTGTGCGGGTGACTATTGCGGCGTTTAATCAGCGCGCCCTTCAAGTATGGTATGGAGTGGGGTTTCATTGTGTTGATACCTTTGAGCATCAGTACTTGGGTGTGCCTTTTGTCATCTTGGTACGAGAAACCGATCATGTATCAAAAGCTGAATGGTGA
- a CDS encoding helix-turn-helix domain-containing protein, producing MTSKTISWDSIRDEVLADPKVKAEYEALKPEFQFARRVIALRKASGLNQRDFADLVGIQQPQLARIESGKQVPKFETLAKLASGAGYTVEIRFVPTKGKRRQKVQPLTIPAK from the coding sequence ATGACCTCCAAAACAATTTCCTGGGATTCTATCCGTGATGAAGTACTAGCAGACCCAAAGGTAAAAGCTGAATATGAAGCACTAAAGCCGGAATTTCAGTTTGCAAGACGAGTAATTGCTCTGAGGAAGGCTAGTGGTTTAAACCAACGTGATTTTGCTGATTTGGTTGGTATTCAACAGCCACAGCTGGCTCGGATTGAATCTGGTAAACAGGTTCCCAAATTTGAAACTTTAGCAAAACTGGCTTCAGGGGCTGGTTACACAGTTGAAATTCGCTTTGTACCTACTAAAGGAAAACGGCGACAAAAAGTTCAACCTCTGACGATTCCTGCTAAGTAG
- a CDS encoding NB-ARC domain-containing protein — MTQLPKQKRKRGLILTPEGLQKLQSSKIALEDKENYGNRYTLEDLSERVGVNSVTVSKVLSREEGVDKKTLEFFFQAFNLKLDKADYTNSDKTRHLDWGEAIGASVFYGRTEEIAKLEHWILKDRCQIVAILGMGGMGKTSLCVKLVEQIKENFEYIIWRSLQDAPPVNTLLASLIEFLSDQRETEAVLPEGTAQRVTRLLYYLRQHRCLLILDNMESILRSGSRTGRYREGYEGYSELLKRLGQTEQQSCLILTSREKPKEVASMEGDGLCVRSFMLKGLLANDGQEILKIKGILAANHELRTLVERYGGNALALKVVATTIQDLFSGNVSEFLKQDAVVFGDIWDILEQQFERLSDLEKEIIYWLAINHEPISLAEIQNDIISALSLQKLLEVVESLVRRSLIEKSKALFTLQPVVMEYVINRLIQQVCEEIFTQKIELFRCHALIKATAKDYVKKNQIHLILQPIIEGLLAIFRNQITLENQLTQILTNLRNTYPLEQSYTAGNILNLLCHLETDLSGYNCSDLTIWQADLRNVNLHNANFTNANLAKSVFAETLGGIHSVAFNPDGKLLATGDTNGEVRLHQVADGKQLLTCKGHTGWVWPVIFNPSGQVIASGGDDNTVKLWDINTGQCLTTLQGHSGGIWSLAFSSDGHILASGSEDTTVKLWDVSTARCLDTLQGLGSQVWAVALSPDNHTLAIGNNDQTVKLWDVNTNQCLKVLKGHTRRVQSLSFSPDGEMLASASHDQTVKLWNVNTGQCLHTFPGHTDLVNSVAFSVDGCKLASASDDQTVRLWDVSTNQCLKILHGHDTRVWGIAFSPDKQVLASASDDQTVRLWDVNTGRCLRMLQGRTSGIWSVAFSPNGCIFASGSNDQTLSLWDANTGKRLKTWRGHNSRVTSVAISPDGCILASASEDQIVKLWDINTGQCFKTLRGHTNRVWSVAFSTQNQTLASGSQDQMVRLWDITTSQCFKTLQGHTHRVWSVAFSPNGQLLASGSHDQTVRLWDVKTGKCLHHLKNHTDWIWSVNFSPDGRTLASGSGDQTIKLWDVSIGNCLATLQGHQHGVYSVVFSPDGHTLASGSGDQTVKLWDVSTGNCIKTLHGHTKWVWSVAFSPDNQTLVSASEDATIKLWDVNSGECLETLKSPRHYEGMNIKGVTGVTLATINTLKALGAVEYGDN, encoded by the coding sequence ATGACGCAGCTTCCAAAGCAAAAACGTAAGCGCGGTCTGATTCTTACACCTGAAGGATTACAAAAGCTTCAATCTAGTAAAATTGCCTTGGAAGATAAAGAAAATTACGGTAATAGATATACCCTTGAAGATTTAAGCGAACGTGTAGGAGTAAATTCTGTTACAGTTTCTAAAGTATTATCCCGCGAAGAAGGAGTTGATAAAAAGACACTTGAGTTTTTTTTCCAAGCTTTTAATTTAAAGTTAGATAAGGCTGATTATACAAATTCAGACAAAACTCGACACTTAGATTGGGGAGAAGCAATTGGTGCATCGGTTTTTTATGGACGTACAGAAGAAATCGCTAAATTAGAGCATTGGATTTTGAAAGATCGCTGTCAGATAGTGGCGATTTTAGGTATGGGGGGGATGGGTAAAACTTCCCTTTGTGTGAAGCTTGTAGAACAAATTAAAGAGAATTTCGAGTATATCATTTGGCGATCGCTACAAGATGCGCCACCAGTAAACACACTTTTAGCTAGTTTAATTGAATTTCTTTCTGATCAACGAGAAACAGAAGCAGTCTTACCAGAAGGTACAGCACAGAGAGTTACACGGCTGCTTTATTATCTGCGACAACATCGCTGTTTGCTAATTTTAGATAACATGGAGTCCATTTTACGTAGTGGTAGTCGAACTGGACGTTATCGAGAAGGATATGAAGGATATAGTGAACTTTTAAAACGATTAGGACAAACAGAACAACAAAGCTGTTTAATACTGACAAGTAGAGAAAAACCCAAAGAAGTAGCATCAATGGAAGGAGATGGGTTATGTGTTCGCTCATTTATGCTCAAAGGTCTTTTGGCAAATGACGGCCAAGAAATTTTAAAAATTAAAGGAATATTGGCTGCTAATCATGAACTCAGAACATTAGTTGAACGCTATGGAGGGAACGCCTTAGCTTTAAAAGTCGTTGCTACAACCATTCAAGATTTATTTAGTGGTAATGTTTCGGAATTTTTAAAACAAGATGCAGTTGTTTTCGGTGACATTTGGGATATTTTAGAGCAGCAGTTTGAACGTTTATCAGATTTAGAAAAAGAAATAATCTATTGGCTGGCGATTAATCACGAACCGATTTCGCTTGCGGAAATACAAAACGATATTATATCAGCATTATCATTACAAAAATTATTAGAGGTTGTAGAGTCTTTAGTGAGGCGATCTTTAATCGAGAAAAGTAAAGCACTCTTTACTCTACAGCCTGTAGTCATGGAGTATGTAATCAATCGATTGATACAGCAAGTTTGCGAAGAAATTTTTACTCAGAAGATTGAGCTTTTTAGATGCCATGCCTTAATCAAAGCAACTGCAAAAGACTATGTGAAAAAGAATCAAATTCACCTGATTTTGCAACCAATAATAGAAGGATTGCTTGCTATTTTTAGAAATCAAATAACTTTAGAAAATCAACTAACTCAAATTTTAACTAACCTACGTAATACATATCCTTTAGAACAAAGTTATACCGCTGGAAATATTTTGAATTTACTTTGTCATTTAGAAACAGATCTAAGTGGTTACAATTGTTCTGATTTAACTATTTGGCAAGCAGACTTGCGGAATGTAAATTTGCACAATGCCAACTTTACGAATGCTAATTTAGCTAAGAGTGTTTTTGCTGAAACCCTCGGCGGTATTCATTCAGTGGCATTCAATCCTGATGGGAAACTCCTCGCTACAGGAGATACAAACGGGGAAGTGCGCTTACATCAGGTTGCAGATGGAAAACAACTATTAACATGTAAAGGACATACAGGTTGGGTCTGGCCGGTTATCTTTAATCCCAGTGGTCAAGTTATTGCTAGTGGTGGCGATGATAATACAGTCAAACTGTGGGATATTAATACTGGTCAATGCCTAACAACTTTGCAAGGTCATAGTGGTGGGATTTGGTCACTCGCTTTTAGTTCAGATGGTCATATACTTGCAAGTGGCAGTGAAGATACAACAGTCAAGTTGTGGGATGTTAGCACTGCTCGATGCCTTGATACTTTACAAGGATTAGGTAGTCAGGTGTGGGCAGTTGCTTTGAGTCCAGATAATCATACACTTGCCATTGGAAATAATGACCAAACAGTAAAGCTATGGGATGTCAACACGAATCAATGTCTCAAAGTCTTGAAGGGACATACCCGCAGAGTACAATCTCTGTCCTTTAGTCCAGATGGTGAGATGTTAGCAAGTGCTTCTCATGATCAAACAGTAAAATTGTGGAATGTTAATACTGGTCAATGCCTTCATACTTTCCCAGGTCATACTGACTTAGTAAATTCAGTTGCTTTTAGTGTGGATGGTTGTAAGCTGGCAAGTGCGAGTGATGACCAAACAGTAAGGCTGTGGGATGTCAGCACAAATCAATGCCTCAAAATTCTACACGGACATGATACAAGGGTGTGGGGAATAGCCTTTAGTCCAGACAAACAAGTGCTGGCAAGTGCGAGTGATGATCAAACAGTAAGGCTGTGGGATGTCAATACTGGCCGATGCCTGAGGATGTTACAAGGTCGTACTAGTGGGATTTGGTCAGTTGCTTTTAGCCCCAATGGTTGCATATTTGCGAGTGGAAGTAATGATCAAACATTGAGTTTGTGGGATGCCAACACTGGTAAACGTTTGAAAACTTGGCGAGGACACAATAGTCGGGTGACATCAGTTGCCATCAGTCCTGATGGTTGCATTCTTGCAAGTGCCAGTGAAGATCAAATAGTTAAGCTATGGGATATCAACACTGGTCAATGTTTTAAGACTTTGCGTGGACACACTAATCGAGTTTGGTCTGTAGCCTTCAGTACCCAAAATCAGACCCTAGCTAGTGGTTCTCAAGATCAAATGGTCAGGCTATGGGATATAACCACTAGTCAATGTTTCAAAACCTTGCAAGGACATACTCATCGAGTTTGGTCAGTTGCTTTTAGCCCAAATGGTCAGTTACTAGCTAGTGGTTCTCATGACCAAACAGTCAGGCTTTGGGATGTTAAAACTGGGAAATGCCTTCATCATCTCAAGAATCATACTGACTGGATTTGGTCAGTTAACTTCAGTCCAGATGGTCGCACCTTAGCTAGCGGCAGTGGGGATCAAACCATAAAGTTGTGGGATGTCAGCATTGGTAATTGTTTGGCAACTTTGCAGGGACATCAACATGGTGTATATTCAGTCGTTTTTAGTCCAGATGGCCACACTTTAGCTAGCGGTAGTGGAGATCAAACCGTGAAGTTGTGGGATGTTAGCACAGGTAATTGTATCAAAACCTTGCATGGACATACCAAGTGGGTGTGGTCAGTTGCTTTTAGTCCTGACAATCAAACCTTGGTTAGTGCTAGTGAAGATGCGACAATTAAGCTGTGGGATGTCAACAGTGGTGAGTGTTTAGAAACTCTTAAAAGCCCTAGACATTACGAAGGCATGAATATTAAGGGCGTTACAGGTGTAACTCTAGCCACTATTAACACTTTAAAAGCGTTAGGGGCGGTTGAGTACGGTGATAATTAG
- a CDS encoding type II toxin-antitoxin system RelE/ParE family toxin has translation MSAWKVEFYQFANEESPVLDWFKEQDAKVKARLGHIFDLLKEQGIAVGEPHVKHLEDKLYEIRAEQDTNIYRVIYFAYTGKQFILLHGFQKKSQKTPKKELKLARERMKDFMEQERLEQQKASLLKGNKSKKSKKR, from the coding sequence GTGAGTGCGTGGAAAGTTGAGTTTTATCAGTTTGCCAACGAGGAATCTCCAGTACTAGATTGGTTTAAAGAACAGGATGCAAAAGTTAAGGCTAGGCTAGGTCATATTTTTGATCTTTTAAAGGAACAAGGGATAGCTGTAGGAGAGCCACATGTAAAGCATCTTGAGGACAAGCTTTATGAAATTCGAGCAGAACAAGATACAAACATCTATCGCGTAATTTATTTCGCATACACTGGCAAGCAGTTCATCTTACTTCACGGGTTTCAAAAAAAAAGTCAAAAGACACCTAAAAAAGAGTTGAAATTGGCTAGAGAACGAATGAAGGACTTTATGGAACAAGAGAGACTTGAACAACAAAAGGCTTCTTTATTAAAAGGCAATAAATCTAAGAAGAGTAAAAAACGATGA
- a CDS encoding RNA recognition motif domain-containing protein → MSVYVGNLSYEVTQDALSAVFAEYGSVKRVQIPTDRETGRVRGFAFVEMSTDAEETAAIEALDGAEWMGRDLKVNKAKPREDRGGSFGGGGNRGGYGSRNRY, encoded by the coding sequence ATGTCAGTTTATGTAGGCAACCTTTCCTACGAAGTTACACAAGATGCTCTGAGTGCAGTTTTTGCAGAATATGGTTCTGTAAAACGTGTTCAGATCCCTACTGATCGTGAAACAGGCCGTGTACGCGGCTTTGCTTTTGTAGAAATGAGTACAGATGCAGAAGAAACAGCTGCTATTGAAGCTCTTGATGGTGCCGAGTGGATGGGCCGCGACTTAAAAGTCAATAAGGCTAAACCCAGAGAAGACAGAGGTGGTTCTTTTGGTGGTGGTGGCAACCGGGGTGGCTACGGCTCCCGTAACCGCTATTAA
- a CDS encoding tyrosinase family protein — translation MVKTPAMNATLVRKNVIDLTPQEKAEFVNAIKTLKNTIPPGSNISLYDQIVSVHVGAMGFSSMHTGGMNNNQHNMMSLPSGPAAGTDAAHGNAAFLPWHREYVRRFEKALQSVNPHITIPYWDWTDPRAIDVIFKPDFLGANGTGRTITVPGAGNFYGGSVQVGNFSQADGWILNENLHIDQLTNETLGTSLIRFLQVPPANNYPLPQAEINNLLNINDYLQFRPAMEGDITVDQNGNEIPGVFIHNYIHGLVGGVLVDLTQFPPLLLQRLGTMSNVPGSPNDPVFWLHHANVDRLWAQWQEKNHSRRAFYPRTNQPYGHNLNDRMWPWDGGQSTPGAIGPGNILSLLPTFAPNDIVTPKDTLNLRRYGYTYDTLRHHRKRSVWWSQ, via the coding sequence ATGGTGAAAACTCCAGCAATGAATGCCACTTTAGTCAGAAAGAATGTTATTGACTTAACTCCACAGGAAAAAGCAGAATTTGTTAATGCTATTAAAACATTAAAAAATACAATCCCTCCAGGCAGTAATATCAGTCTCTATGACCAAATTGTTTCAGTACATGTGGGGGCTATGGGATTTTCGTCGATGCATACTGGAGGCATGAATAACAATCAGCATAATATGATGTCACTCCCTTCTGGACCTGCTGCGGGAACTGATGCTGCTCATGGAAATGCGGCATTTTTGCCTTGGCATCGTGAATATGTCAGACGATTTGAAAAAGCTTTGCAATCAGTTAATCCTCACATAACTATTCCATATTGGGATTGGACAGATCCTAGAGCTATTGATGTGATCTTTAAACCCGACTTTTTGGGAGCAAATGGTACAGGAAGAACAATTACTGTTCCAGGAGCAGGTAATTTTTATGGGGGTTCTGTTCAAGTCGGTAATTTTTCTCAAGCTGATGGCTGGATTTTGAACGAGAATTTACATATTGATCAATTGACCAATGAAACTCTAGGAACGTCGCTCATCCGCTTTCTCCAAGTCCCTCCTGCCAATAATTACCCTCTACCTCAAGCAGAAATAAATAATTTACTCAACATTAATGATTATCTTCAGTTTCGCCCTGCTATGGAAGGAGATATTACTGTAGATCAAAATGGTAACGAAATTCCAGGAGTATTTATTCATAATTACATTCATGGCTTAGTCGGTGGAGTTCTTGTAGATTTGACCCAGTTCCCACCTCTTTTGCTACAAAGATTAGGCACAATGAGCAACGTTCCTGGTTCTCCCAATGATCCTGTTTTTTGGCTGCATCATGCTAATGTGGATCGCCTTTGGGCCCAATGGCAAGAGAAAAATCACTCTAGAAGAGCTTTTTACCCAAGAACAAATCAGCCTTACGGACACAATCTCAATGACCGTATGTGGCCTTGGGATGGAGGTCAGTCTACTCCAGGAGCAATAGGGCCAGGAAATATACTGTCTCTATTACCAACTTTTGCACCCAATGACATTGTTACGCCCAAAGACACTCTTAATCTTAGAAGGTATGGTTATACCTACGACACTCTTAGACATCACCGAAAACGCTCGGTATGGTGGTCTCAATGA
- a CDS encoding MIP/aquaporin family protein → MKGKNRQLFATCSRELVAESIGTFTLVFAGTGAVIVNYLSHGVVTHLGVSFVFGAVVTALIYALGHISGAHFNPAVTLAFWSSGFFQRNRVLPYIFAQVLGAVVASGVLFLSFGSVANLGATLPQNGNWQQSFTLEIILTFILMLVILGSGLDRRAPIGFAGIAIGLTVGLEAACMGSITGASMNPARSFAPALISWTWQHHWLYWIAPILGAQLAVWVYRYLSNGFSELKHEEEI, encoded by the coding sequence ATGAAGGGAAAAAACCGCCAACTGTTCGCGACTTGCTCAAGAGAGTTAGTTGCAGAATCCATCGGCACTTTTACATTAGTCTTCGCAGGGACGGGGGCTGTCATTGTCAATTATCTCAGTCACGGAGTTGTCACTCATCTCGGCGTTAGCTTTGTTTTTGGAGCCGTGGTCACGGCATTAATTTACGCATTGGGTCATATTAGTGGCGCACATTTTAACCCTGCTGTAACGTTGGCATTTTGGAGCAGCGGTTTTTTCCAGAGAAATCGAGTGTTGCCTTACATTTTTGCTCAAGTACTGGGCGCAGTTGTTGCTTCGGGGGTGCTGTTTCTGTCTTTTGGCTCTGTGGCAAATTTAGGGGCAACGCTGCCGCAGAATGGTAATTGGCAACAGTCTTTTACCTTAGAAATTATTCTCACCTTTATTCTGATGCTCGTGATCTTGGGATCTGGATTAGATCGTCGCGCTCCAATCGGGTTTGCTGGAATTGCGATTGGTTTAACCGTTGGATTAGAAGCTGCCTGCATGGGTTCAATCACCGGAGCCAGTATGAACCCAGCACGCTCGTTTGCTCCTGCGCTCATCAGTTGGACATGGCAGCATCACTGGTTATATTGGATTGCACCAATTTTAGGCGCACAACTGGCAGTGTGGGTTTATCGGTATCTATCGAACGGATTTTCAGAGTTGAAGCATGAGGAGGAGATATGA
- a CDS encoding ArsI/CadI family heavy metal resistance metalloenzyme — translation MSRVQLALNVSDIDAAVDFYSKLFGSVPAKRRPGYANFAIQEPPLKLVLIENTAAAGQLNHLGVEVESSEQVAQTSDRLKQSGLPVDPENQVTCCYALQDKVWVQDPDGADWEIYTVLKDSANFGVSRTNSQACCS, via the coding sequence ATGTCTCGTGTTCAATTAGCTTTGAATGTGAGTGATATTGATGCAGCCGTTGATTTCTATAGCAAATTGTTTGGTTCTGTTCCAGCCAAGCGTCGCCCAGGTTATGCCAATTTCGCTATCCAGGAGCCGCCCTTAAAGCTGGTATTGATTGAAAATACTGCGGCTGCGGGTCAGCTTAATCATTTAGGGGTTGAAGTGGAGTCGTCAGAGCAAGTTGCACAGACAAGCGATCGCCTCAAGCAAAGTGGGCTACCCGTTGATCCAGAGAATCAGGTGACATGCTGCTACGCTCTGCAAGACAAAGTTTGGGTTCAAGATCCAGATGGTGCTGATTGGGAAATCTATACTGTATTGAAGGATTCTGCGAATTTTGGCGTGAGTCGAACGAACTCTCAAGCTTGCTGCTCTTAG
- the arsC gene encoding arsenate reductase, glutathione/glutaredoxin type, whose product MFVCKKNSRRSQMAEGFAKALGKDKVAVTSSGLEASQVDPVVIQVMSEVGIDVSKQASKPLSDFKPEDYSVVVSLCGCGVNLPKEWVLQDVFEDWQLDDPEGQSIDVFRRVRDEVKDRVVALLESLN is encoded by the coding sequence ATGTTTGTTTGCAAGAAAAACTCTCGGCGTTCTCAAATGGCAGAGGGATTCGCTAAGGCTTTGGGAAAAGACAAAGTAGCCGTCACAAGTTCGGGCTTGGAAGCGAGTCAGGTCGATCCTGTTGTGATTCAGGTGATGTCAGAGGTGGGCATTGATGTTAGCAAGCAAGCCTCAAAACCGTTGAGCGATTTTAAGCCCGAAGATTATAGTGTGGTCGTTTCCCTTTGCGGGTGTGGAGTTAACTTGCCGAAGGAATGGGTATTACAGGACGTTTTTGAAGATTGGCAACTTGATGATCCAGAAGGTCAATCGATTGATGTGTTTCGACGAGTACGGGATGAAGTGAAGGATAGGGTTGTAGCATTGCTTGAATCTTTGAATTAG
- a CDS encoding antibiotic biosynthesis monooxygenase, translated as MEQGEQFVTVVISQVVKPGSEIAYEAWLKEITSVSRTYPGHLGTNVIRPQNGVRSEYVIIFRFDGYENLQTWMTSRDREYWLNQAQSLVESDPNVQQISGLEAWFSLPGQPLKTPPRYKTALLTWAAVYVLINILNTLITPLIRGLPPLIASLIITVIMVILLTYVIMPRVSRLFSKWLYPKSRRI; from the coding sequence ATGGAACAGGGCGAACAATTTGTAACCGTGGTTATTTCACAGGTTGTCAAACCAGGGTCTGAAATTGCTTACGAGGCTTGGCTGAAAGAGATTACCAGTGTTTCTAGAACCTATCCCGGTCATTTGGGTACAAACGTGATTCGTCCCCAAAACGGTGTGCGGTCTGAATATGTGATTATTTTCCGGTTTGATGGTTATGAAAATTTGCAGACGTGGATGACATCGCGCGATCGCGAATATTGGCTAAATCAAGCTCAAAGTTTGGTCGAATCTGACCCTAATGTTCAACAAATTAGTGGATTAGAAGCTTGGTTTTCTCTTCCCGGTCAACCACTGAAGACTCCACCGCGTTATAAAACAGCATTACTAACTTGGGCAGCTGTATATGTATTAATTAATATATTGAATACATTGATAACGCCTTTAATTCGAGGTTTACCACCTTTGATTGCTTCGCTGATTATTACTGTTATTATGGTAATTTTGTTGACTTACGTGATTATGCCTAGAGTTAGTCGTTTGTTTAGCAAGTGGCTATATCCTAAGTCGCGAAGAATTTAG